The following nucleotide sequence is from Gymnodinialimonas phycosphaerae.
TGGAGCGCACGGCACAGGCCTTGGCTTGAACGACCACGATTGCGGTGTTGTCTTGCTCGGGATCATTCAGCGTGGCCAAGGCATCCAACAGATCCAAGGCAATGTCTGCACTCTTTTCGCTGCGCGCGCGCAGCAAAAGGGCTTCGATAATCGGATCAGGCAAGAACTGTAGCCCGTCGCTTGCGAGAATGACGATATCGTCCGGTTTCAACGACACGGGAATATCCGGGCAATCCACAGCGGCGATCTTTTCGCCCATCAGGGCCGATGTCAGGCAGTTGCGTTGCGGATGATGTGCGGCCTGTTCGGCCGTGAGCATCCCCTGCGCCAGCATCAGGTCAATTTCTGGCGCCATCGAGTGATCTTCATTCAATCGTGTCAGCGTCTCGTCGCGGAACAGGTAAAGCACTGAATCGCCCACCGAAATCCAGTGCAGTTTGTCGTTTGCGGCCACGACGGCAACCACGGTGCCGCCCATACCACGGCGTGTCGGGTGCCCCTCTACGCTTGACGTCAAGGCGGCATTGGCCTTGGTGATCGCGCCCCCCAAAAGGCCGGGAAGGTGGGCTGCATCTTCCAGATCACCAAGCGTGAGGCCCGAGAAGATCTCGGCCACGATCGTGCGGCTTGCCAGGTCTCCGGAGGCATGCCCGCCCATCCCGTCAGAGAGAACGGCAAAACCCTGACGCGCCTTTTCGGGGAAGGCGACCGCCACCGCGTCTTCTTGTCGGGTGCGCGCGCCCATCGCCAGGGCCGAGGACACATCAAATTCGATCTGCTGACGCTCATTCATCGGGGCGACCTGCCTTCGGTGCGGTGGTTGCGCCTGACCACGTGAAGTCGTCGCCGCAAAAGGCGTGAAACCGTAGCGATGTCTTGCCAATCCTGATCGTGTCGTTGTGTGTCAGTTCTTCCGTCATCAGCACGGGTGTATCGTTGCGACGCACTACATTGGCCTTGTTGCCTTGTCCTAGAAAGAACCGGTTCTGCTCATCGTCGTACACGACCGAAGCGTGGCCCTCGCGAGAGATGCTTTCGTCGCCAAAATCCAGTGACACGTCCTGGTCTGGTGCCCGGCCGATCGAGGAAACGCGTGTTGTGACCGCGAAAAACGCGCCGCGCCCCGGACCATCGACGACGACCAGAAAGCCAGCCGGGAATTGCGGACCCTCATGGGCGGCTTTCTTGTCATCGAACAACCCCGCGTCGGGCTCTTGGGCGTGGAATCCAAGCATGCGTGTCTTGGCGCGACCCGGTCCGGGCGTGTCCGGCGCAATGGGATTCGATAGTACAAGCGGCGGCGTAGGTTCGTCGCGCGCCACGCTCGCGGGCCGCGGCGCGGGGATCGGCGCTGGCGTGGCTTCTGGCGTCGGCTCTGGCTGGGACGCGCGTGCGACTTCATCCGCTTCCAGATCCCAGATCTGCCGACGGCTTGTTCGGACGACTTCCTCGGCCCTTGGCCGTTGTGGCTGCACGGCCCCCGCTCTTGCGTGGGGATCTTCGGAAGGGTGTGCGTGTTCCGCAGGAGACTGATGCGAAAGAGGTCGCATCCGGACAGCAACATTGCGTAGGCGATTCATGCTCATACTTTTTCCTCTGTCGGATCATGGCTGCCGTCCGGTTTGGAGGCTAATGATGACATCCGCCCCAACCGCGCAAACAGATCGGGCAGGATGGTTCCCTTGGGTTTTTCGACTGCCGTCTCTTCCGGGGGGGCGGGTTTGGCGTATTTCAAACGAATGCGGTCAATCGGCAAAAGCGCCGGTTCCGCGTCCGCGGCCGCTTTGCGTCGCGGTCGCGCGGGCCGGTTCGGCCTGACAGGGACGACGGGACCGTCGTCCTGGGACGCTGGTGTCTTGATGGGATCCTCGTCGAGTTCTGGTTCGATCGGGTCAAGGGCAGGCGCTGGAACGACACGGGCGCGCGTGGCCTCTGGCGCCTTGGCCTTGGGGGTAGCGGCGCCTTTCGCTTCCGGCTTTACGGGCTGGAAGTCCTTGAAGAAGTCTTTCACAAGCTGGGTGATCGTTTTGTCGAGGTGCTCATCCTGCTCGGCCAATTGCATCAACTTCTTCTTGCGCAATTCTGCGTTGATCGCCTCGTGCCACGCATCGGCGGTTTGCAGGCGATCTTTCGGGAACAGGCTAAGGCACGCGTTGATCGCCCCCACGAAGGCAGCATCATACCCGTCGATGCGCCCCAGTGGCTTGAGCGGATCCGGGGCCTCGCGCGCGGCTGCCGCCATACGCGAATGGCTGCTGGTCGGCGCAGTTCCTGACAGGACATGATGGAACGTCGCGGCCAAGGCATAAAGGTCGCTGGCGTAGACTTGGTCGCTGCCAGCAAGGTAGAACTCTTGCGGTGAGTAGCCATCCTTGACGGTCAGGACCTTTGACAAGGCGCGGCTGACGCGCGAGGCATCTTCGCGGGCCGCCCCGAAATCAATAAGAACGGGCAAGTTGTCATCGTCGATCAGAATGTTGTCGGGCGAAATATCACGATGCAGGATATCGCTACGGTGAATGAAGCTTACAGCTTGCAAAAGCTGGATGAGAAGGGCTTTCACCATGTCCGGCGTTAGGCGGGCGGGGTCGCGTTCGATGATATCGAGAAGCGTCTGCCCCTCAACGAAGTCCATCGCCATATAGGCCGTGTCATTGTCGCGAAAGTACTGGTGAACGCCCACAATATAGGGGTGTTGAAGGCCTGCGAGCGCGCGGGCTTCCTTTTCGAACAGCTCCAGGATGGTTTCGAATTCGACCGTACTGGTTTGAGAGCGCACGCGCACCGTTTTCTGGCTTCGGAAACACAGCGCGCTTGGAAAGCATTCCTTGATGACAACACGTCGGCCAAGGCTGTCGCGCGCCAGATAGGTGACACCAAAGCCGCCAGCGTTGAGATATCTCTCTATCGAATACTGCCCTCCGCATAGGACTGACCCGGGCGGCAGTTCATCTCCTTGAATGTCTGCACCGTCGATAGCCATTCTCTTCCGCTGACCCTCTAGTTGTTCTGTTCCAGGGAACAGGTTTGAACGGAATTGGGCGCCCGCTCGTCGGAGTGGGCATGCGCCGATCTTCCCAACATCAAGGGTCTCTCGGGAATGAGGCGGGAACTTGTTCAAATGCTGAGACAGGAGGGCCGTTTAGATCCAAAACGTCGCAAATTTATCTTGTGCAGACAGACAACGCCGTCGCGCACGGAGGTCGCCTACGTTTTGTCCTCGTCCGAGGCAGGAACGCCTGTAGGAGATCTGCAAAACAGTGTTGATCGACACACCAATGGTGAATTGTCTTTGGAATGGGCGACGGTGCGCCTTATTGCCGATGACCCGCTAAAAGGGCAGGGGATCGCGACACTTGATCAACTGATGATCACGCAGGTGGGGGAGACACTCGGCAGTGTCGAAAACAGGCTGGATCTGGTGTCTGCTTACTTCGTGCCCGGAGTGCAGGGAACCACGTACCTGACAGACCTGTCAGAACGAGGCATCGATGGTCGCATTCTGACGCATGCGTAGAACACCACCGATGTCCTTTTGGTCCATGCTGAATACACCAGGTATCGGCGGGAACTGCTGGAAGCGGGCATATCGCTCCATGAATTGAGACC
It contains:
- a CDS encoding PP2C family protein-serine/threonine phosphatase, whose product is MNERQQIEFDVSSALAMGARTRQEDAVAVAFPEKARQGFAVLSDGMGGHASGDLASRTIVAEIFSGLTLGDLEDAAHLPGLLGGAITKANAALTSSVEGHPTRRGMGGTVVAVVAANDKLHWISVGDSVLYLFRDETLTRLNEDHSMAPEIDLMLAQGMLTAEQAAHHPQRNCLTSALMGEKIAAVDCPDIPVSLKPDDIVILASDGLQFLPDPIIEALLLRARSEKSADIALDLLDALATLNDPEQDNTAIVVVQAKACAVRSRPNRFRTTSDAIRRAFRRAVPPPAYVTTRRE
- a CDS encoding FHA domain-containing protein — protein: MQPQRPRAEEVVRTSRRQIWDLEADEVARASQPEPTPEATPAPIPAPRPASVARDEPTPPLVLSNPIAPDTPGPGRAKTRMLGFHAQEPDAGLFDDKKAAHEGPQFPAGFLVVVDGPGRGAFFAVTTRVSSIGRAPDQDVSLDFGDESISREGHASVVYDDEQNRFFLGQGNKANVVRRNDTPVLMTEELTHNDTIRIGKTSLRFHAFCGDDFTWSGATTAPKAGRPDE
- a CDS encoding serine/threonine-protein kinase — its product is MAIDGADIQGDELPPGSVLCGGQYSIERYLNAGGFGVTYLARDSLGRRVVIKECFPSALCFRSQKTVRVRSQTSTVEFETILELFEKEARALAGLQHPYIVGVHQYFRDNDTAYMAMDFVEGQTLLDIIERDPARLTPDMVKALLIQLLQAVSFIHRSDILHRDISPDNILIDDDNLPVLIDFGAAREDASRVSRALSKVLTVKDGYSPQEFYLAGSDQVYASDLYALAATFHHVLSGTAPTSSHSRMAAAAREAPDPLKPLGRIDGYDAAFVGAINACLSLFPKDRLQTADAWHEAINAELRKKKLMQLAEQDEHLDKTITQLVKDFFKDFQPVKPEAKGAATPKAKAPEATRARVVPAPALDPIEPELDEDPIKTPASQDDGPVVPVRPNRPARPRRKAAADAEPALLPIDRIRLKYAKPAPPEETAVEKPKGTILPDLFARLGRMSSLASKPDGSHDPTEEKV